One segment of Penaeus vannamei isolate JL-2024 chromosome 3, ASM4276789v1, whole genome shotgun sequence DNA contains the following:
- the LOC138867555 gene encoding uncharacterized protein — protein MRTQSFSCLDLSLCSPTLHLDFHWSVLDHFPYSDHFPILLSPTSYVPLPNPPRWCFDRADWHTFTSLSTIPIPPPPLLSISDMLHCFTTTILRAAYTAIPRTSRPYTSKCVPWWNSDCSKALRLKRAAWNSYRYKRGTPHQLSALISFKRASAHLRCTIKNSKTNSWQNYVSSITSSTSISAVWRRIHKLSGKHPPHPAPVLHIRDILISEPVEVANELGNYFSQGCNSG, from the coding sequence atgcgcacacaatccttttcatgccttgacctctctctatgctctcctactttacatctagatttccattggtcagttctagaccacttcccctatagtgaccacttcccaatacttctttctcctacttcatatgtaccacttcctaatcctccacgctggtgcttcgatagagctgactggcatactttcacttcactctctactatacctatccctccaccccccttactgtccatttcagatatgctacattgttttacaacaacgatcctaagagctgcctatacagccattcctcgaacttcaagaccctatacttctaaatgtgttccatggtggaattctgattgctccaaagcgctccgcttaaaacgagcagcctggaacagctatcgctacaaacgaggcacccctcaccagctatcagcccttatttcctttaaaagagcatctgcccatcttcgctgtacaattaaaaacagcaaaacaaatagctggcaaaattatgtttcctcaattacatcttctacatctatttcagctgtttggcgacggatccataaactatcaggcaaacatcccccccatcctgcacccgtcctccatattcgagatattctcatctctgagcctgtagaagtagctaatgaactaggcaactatttcagccag